In one Pseudomonas sp. 31-12 genomic region, the following are encoded:
- a CDS encoding peptidylprolyl isomerase: protein MKAQARHILVKTSEEAEQLKQRIAKGEAFDVLAKKYSTCPSGKRGGDLGEVRPGQMVGVIDAVIFKKPLRVVHGPIKSKFGYHLVQVFYRD, encoded by the coding sequence ATGAAAGCTCAAGCCCGCCATATTCTGGTGAAAACCTCGGAAGAAGCCGAGCAGCTCAAACAACGCATCGCCAAGGGCGAAGCCTTTGATGTGCTGGCCAAGAAATACTCCACCTGCCCGTCCGGCAAACGCGGCGGCGACCTGGGTGAAGTGCGGCCAGGGCAAATGGTCGGGGTGATCGATGCGGTGATCTTTAAAAAACCGCTGCGCGTGGTGCATGGACCGATCAAGAGCAAGTTCGGGTATCACCTGGTGCAGGTGTTTTACCGGGATTGA
- a CDS encoding sugar kinase codes for MNTINTLGPNIPRIALIGECMIELQQRADGTLQQSFGGDTLNTAVYLSRELGASGVVDYVTALGDDSFSDAMCQTWADENIGLSMVQRLPGRLPGLYCIQTDAAGERRFLYWRNEAAVRDCFTTPAAAPILAALPDYDVLYFSGITLAVLGVQGREKLLETLIEARQRDARIVFDNNYRPRLWASVEEARAAYRSVLPYVDLALLTVDDEQALFHFSDCEAVFAAYEQIGTPEVVLKRGAEACLIRCAGESFEVPAQKVERVVDTTAAGDSFSAAYLASRLKGGSAVEAAEAGHRLASRVIQVPGALIPR; via the coding sequence ATGAACACCATCAACACCCTCGGCCCCAACATCCCGCGCATCGCCCTGATCGGCGAGTGCATGATCGAGCTGCAACAGCGCGCCGACGGCACGCTGCAACAAAGCTTCGGCGGCGACACCCTCAACACCGCGGTCTATTTGTCCCGGGAACTGGGCGCGAGCGGCGTCGTCGATTACGTCACCGCGCTGGGCGACGACAGTTTCAGCGATGCCATGTGCCAGACCTGGGCCGATGAAAACATCGGGCTCAGCATGGTCCAGCGCCTGCCCGGGCGACTGCCCGGTTTGTACTGCATCCAGACCGATGCGGCTGGCGAGCGACGTTTCCTCTATTGGCGCAACGAAGCGGCCGTGCGCGATTGCTTTACCACGCCAGCCGCCGCGCCGATCCTGGCCGCGCTGCCGGATTACGACGTGCTGTATTTCAGCGGCATTACCCTGGCGGTGCTCGGTGTGCAAGGTCGGGAGAAGTTGCTGGAAACCCTGATCGAGGCCCGGCAGCGGGATGCGCGGATCGTCTTCGACAACAACTATCGACCTCGCCTGTGGGCGTCAGTCGAAGAGGCACGGGCGGCTTATCGCAGCGTCTTGCCCTATGTTGACTTGGCGTTGTTGACGGTTGATGACGAGCAGGCTCTGTTCCATTTTTCCGATTGCGAGGCGGTGTTTGCCGCTTACGAACAGATTGGCACACCCGAAGTGGTGCTCAAGCGCGGTGCCGAGGCGTGTCTGATTCGCTGTGCTGGCGAGTCGTTTGAAGTGCCGGCGCAGAAGGTCGAGCGGGTGGTGGACACCACGGCGGCGGGGGATTCCTTCAGTGCGGCGTATCTGGCCAGCCGGCTCAAGGGTGGGAGTGCGGTTGAAGCGGCTGAAGCGGGGCATCGGTTGGCGAGTCGGGTGATTCAGGTGCCCGGAGCGCTGATCCCGAGATGA